Proteins from a genomic interval of Paenibacillus sp. FSL R5-0623:
- a CDS encoding TetR/AcrR family transcriptional regulator — MSETLNSMDRRIKKSKAALKDALIHLMQKHPFKEISITDIVQRADLNRGTFYRHYQYKEDLFNEIINDVIQDLVTSFRKPYQDEEEFQVNLMPSSAITIFEHVHQHAQFYTLVVKSEASSNFQRMICDVLRDLALQDLNHIFPQHINHEILASYQSHAIFGMIMEWIRQDFKHSPAYMAEELFKIIHYKPDNVVLRN, encoded by the coding sequence ATGTCTGAAACTCTGAATTCGATGGACCGAAGAATTAAAAAATCAAAAGCTGCACTGAAGGATGCACTCATCCACTTGATGCAAAAACATCCCTTTAAAGAAATTTCGATTACGGATATTGTGCAGCGAGCCGACCTGAATCGGGGAACTTTCTACAGACATTATCAGTACAAGGAAGACCTGTTCAATGAGATCATCAATGATGTGATTCAGGATCTGGTGACTTCTTTTCGTAAACCCTATCAGGATGAGGAAGAGTTCCAAGTCAATCTGATGCCCTCTTCGGCGATCACTATATTTGAGCATGTGCACCAACATGCACAATTCTACACATTGGTTGTGAAATCTGAGGCCTCCTCCAACTTCCAGCGTATGATCTGTGATGTTCTTCGGGATCTGGCCTTACAGGATCTGAACCACATCTTCCCGCAGCACATCAACCATGAAATATTGGCAAGCTACCAATCTCATGCGATATTCGGCATGATCATGGAGTGGATCAGACAAGATTTCAAGCACAGCCCCGCTTACATGGCCGAGGAGTTGTTCAAGATCATCCATTACAAGCCGGATAATGTCGTGTTGAGAAACTGA
- a CDS encoding SDR family oxidoreductase — protein MKLQDKVAVVTGAGSGMGKAIATLYAQEGAKVVVSDINEESAQAVVNDIKAQGGEAIVVLANVAKEEDVQSLIDTTVSTYGTVDILVNNAGIMDGMEPAADVTDEKWERLFAVNTTSVMRTTRKVLPIFLEKQKGIIVNIASAGGLHGGRAGAAYTASKHAVVGFTKNTGYMYAEQGIRCNAIAPGAVATNISSSMTGISHFGAGRQQLGMAINPRIGTSEEIAKVALFLGSDESSFVNGTVVTADAGWSSY, from the coding sequence ATGAAACTTCAAGATAAAGTTGCAGTTGTTACAGGTGCTGGTTCAGGTATGGGGAAAGCAATTGCCACGTTGTATGCTCAAGAAGGCGCGAAAGTCGTCGTATCGGATATTAACGAAGAATCCGCACAAGCGGTAGTTAATGATATTAAAGCACAGGGCGGAGAAGCAATTGTCGTTCTGGCCAATGTAGCCAAAGAAGAAGATGTGCAAAGTCTGATCGATACCACAGTTAGCACATACGGTACAGTAGATATTCTGGTTAACAATGCGGGAATTATGGATGGCATGGAGCCGGCAGCAGATGTAACGGATGAGAAGTGGGAGAGATTGTTCGCTGTGAACACAACCAGTGTGATGCGGACAACGCGTAAAGTATTGCCGATTTTCCTGGAAAAACAAAAAGGTATCATTGTGAACATTGCTTCGGCAGGGGGCCTACATGGCGGACGTGCAGGGGCAGCCTATACGGCGTCCAAACATGCGGTTGTGGGCTTCACCAAAAATACAGGGTACATGTATGCTGAGCAAGGCATTCGCTGTAATGCGATCGCTCCAGGCGCTGTGGCAACCAATATCAGCTCCTCCATGACAGGTATTAGCCATTTCGGTGCAGGGCGGCAACAGCTCGGGATGGCAATTAACCCACGCATTGGGACGAGCGAAGAGATCGCCAAAGTGGCTTTGTTCCTTGGATCAGACGAGTCCAGCTTCGTGAACGGAACTGTCGTTACGGCAGATGCTGGCTGGAGCTCTTATTAA